The following are from one region of the Natrinema sp. HArc-T2 genome:
- a CDS encoding alkaline phosphatase family protein, producing MSGPTAPSERAFVLGLDGVPWRLIEQWSDEGKLPNVARMREEGASGTLESTRPPTTPLAWPSIATGVWPDKHGIYGFQNLSSEYSHEMYTSHDLAQPALWDLLGPSHVGNVPMTYPAREIDGTMVTGMMTPSTDREFARPPDLQAEIESRIPDYEISLDYHKYGDRLDDFEVAVDDMLAKRRDLMRLQMDRAGEDWQLFFFVYTAPDRFQHLIWDMDRLLEHYKQLDEILGEVMEYTDDHDADLYVVSDHGFGPIDQLVYVNRILEQEGYLFRREDDGTRGALASLGISRDAITSALSRVGITEKTLVESLPRQLVDSVAAQIPGDHALYDVDFDRTVAFVHDTGNCYINDSDRFEDGIVSPSEIPRVKADIKAALESATDDEGTPLLEVFDGEELFPTDEDAPDLVVCGRETYESRSTVSDEVLGDTGVYDASHRSEGIMLCRGPSIDAGATLRGARVVDIAPTLLHGIGEPVPKNADGRVLFDAFAAETSPATTKVERAAVAQIDTGGDVDEDFDDVEDRLKGLGYME from the coding sequence ATGAGCGGACCTACAGCCCCTTCCGAGCGAGCGTTCGTGCTCGGACTCGACGGCGTGCCGTGGAGACTCATCGAGCAATGGAGCGACGAGGGCAAACTCCCGAACGTCGCCCGGATGCGCGAGGAGGGCGCATCGGGCACGCTCGAGAGCACTCGTCCGCCGACGACGCCACTCGCATGGCCGTCGATCGCAACGGGAGTCTGGCCGGACAAACACGGCATCTACGGCTTTCAAAACCTCTCGTCGGAGTACAGCCACGAGATGTACACGAGCCACGACCTCGCACAGCCGGCGCTGTGGGATCTGCTCGGCCCCTCTCACGTCGGGAACGTTCCGATGACGTATCCGGCCCGCGAGATCGACGGCACCATGGTCACGGGCATGATGACGCCCTCGACGGATCGGGAGTTCGCGCGGCCACCCGACCTGCAAGCCGAGATCGAATCTCGGATTCCTGACTACGAGATCAGTCTCGATTATCACAAGTACGGCGACCGGCTGGACGACTTCGAGGTCGCCGTCGACGACATGCTGGCGAAACGCCGCGACCTGATGCGTCTCCAGATGGACCGGGCCGGCGAGGACTGGCAGCTGTTTTTCTTCGTCTACACCGCTCCCGACCGGTTCCAGCACCTCATCTGGGACATGGATCGGCTGTTAGAACACTACAAGCAACTCGATGAAATCCTCGGCGAAGTCATGGAGTACACCGACGACCACGACGCGGACCTCTACGTCGTCTCCGATCACGGCTTCGGTCCGATCGACCAGCTCGTCTACGTCAACCGGATTCTCGAGCAAGAAGGCTACCTGTTTCGCCGCGAAGACGACGGGACGCGCGGCGCACTCGCAAGCCTCGGGATCTCTCGGGACGCGATCACCAGCGCGCTCAGTCGCGTGGGAATCACTGAAAAGACGCTCGTCGAGTCGCTGCCCCGACAGCTGGTCGACTCGGTGGCCGCACAGATCCCCGGAGATCACGCCCTCTACGACGTCGACTTCGACCGCACCGTCGCGTTCGTCCACGATACCGGGAACTGCTATATCAACGACAGCGACCGCTTCGAGGATGGCATCGTCTCGCCGAGCGAAATCCCACGGGTAAAAGCGGATATTAAAGCTGCCCTGGAGTCGGCGACCGACGACGAGGGCACGCCACTGCTCGAGGTCTTCGACGGCGAGGAACTGTTCCCGACCGACGAGGACGCTCCCGATCTGGTCGTCTGTGGCAGAGAGACCTACGAGTCACGCAGCACGGTCTCCGACGAGGTCCTCGGCGACACCGGTGTCTACGATGCGAGCCACCGCAGCGAGGGGATCATGCTGTGTCGCGGGCCGTCGATCGACGCTGGCGCGACGCTTCGCGGGGCGCGCGTGGTCGATATCGCACCGACCCTGCTGCACGGAATCGGCGAGCCGGTGCCGAAAAACGCCGACGGCAGAGTGTTGTTCGACGCGTTCGCCGCGGAGACGTCCCCTGCGACGACGAAAGTCGAGCGCGCAGCCGTCGCCCAGATCGACACCGGTGGCGACGTCGACGAGGACTTTGACGACGTCGAGGACCGGCTGAAGGGGCTCGGTTACATGGAGTAA
- a CDS encoding polysaccharide deacetylase family protein: MGSVVLSLDAELGWGFHDLPNPPAKRVAAGRRGWSVMVDLLEEYRIPATWAVVGHLMLESCDGRHADHPAPDGWFERERTDWQDREEIRFGPDLVRDVLESDVDHEFASHSFSHVLFGRPETDRELAVAELERSLEIAADWNQSVDSFIYPRNAVGHRDVLAEQGITAYRSRSPTRYGIRCIFDLTVLNKSLLVTPTIDEYGLVDIPASLFLFGFEGSVRTVAESVWDDPMVALARYGIDQATDHDGIFHMWLHPNNLTHERDDRRMRAILSYLAQRRAETDLTVETMADVVHRVTGGITAEADVRPTMSRS, from the coding sequence GTGGGAAGCGTAGTGCTCTCTCTCGATGCAGAACTCGGCTGGGGATTTCACGATCTCCCGAATCCGCCAGCGAAACGGGTTGCTGCCGGTCGTCGGGGCTGGTCAGTCATGGTCGATCTGCTCGAGGAGTATCGGATTCCGGCGACCTGGGCAGTCGTCGGCCATCTCATGCTCGAGTCCTGTGATGGGAGACATGCCGATCACCCAGCCCCCGATGGCTGGTTCGAGCGGGAACGAACCGACTGGCAAGATCGGGAAGAGATCCGCTTTGGCCCCGATCTCGTCCGGGACGTCCTCGAGTCGGACGTCGATCACGAGTTCGCCAGCCACTCCTTTTCGCACGTCCTCTTTGGACGCCCGGAGACGGATCGCGAACTCGCGGTCGCCGAACTCGAGCGCAGCCTCGAGATCGCCGCTGACTGGAACCAGTCGGTCGACTCGTTCATCTATCCGCGCAACGCAGTGGGACATCGAGACGTGTTGGCTGAACAGGGAATTACGGCCTATCGCAGCCGGTCACCGACCCGATACGGTATCCGGTGTATCTTCGACCTGACGGTGCTTAACAAGTCGTTGCTCGTGACACCGACGATCGATGAATACGGACTCGTTGACATTCCAGCCTCGCTGTTTCTCTTCGGATTCGAGGGCTCTGTACGGACGGTCGCTGAATCGGTCTGGGACGATCCGATGGTTGCGCTCGCTCGTTACGGCATCGATCAGGCGACAGACCACGACGGGATCTTCCATATGTGGCTCCATCCCAACAACCTGACACACGAGCGTGATGACCGGCGCATGCGGGCGATCCTGTCCTATCTCGCACAGCGCCGTGCCGAGACCGACCTCACCGTCGAGACGATGGCCGACGTCGTCCACCGCGTGACTGGCGGGATCACTGCTGAAGCCGACGTTCGACCGACGATGAGCCGGAGCTGA
- a CDS encoding Gfo/Idh/MocA family protein: MAPTLLNRLTDSSALSLGILGVGNIGLVHLKSAVAMPGVEAVAAADAVPENRDRAERAGASRTYDDYTTLLASEELDAAVVSLPPFLHADAVEQAADAGVDVFVEKPLARSTDEADELLATAREADIAVGVDHTLRYQPDMAGVKTAYDEGRVGHVPYASITRLNDGPLGRPPAERAPPSWPLDREAAGGGSLLELGVHCFDVLEWLFGELEVRDASMGRTLEVDVEDAATVLMDAPETGTTVTLHCGSYQWEQLPEVNTRLRLEGITGTISNQDHLPENFYASAAKSALSNVASRFTRDEPAVFGPTFYLQAHYDALADFCDAIREDETPPVDGADGRRTLALAEQAYELAAQKSDADADTLEPPEVTL, encoded by the coding sequence ATGGCACCAACGCTTCTGAATCGGTTGACAGACTCGAGCGCGCTGTCGCTTGGCATACTCGGCGTCGGGAACATCGGGCTGGTACACCTGAAGTCGGCAGTCGCGATGCCGGGCGTCGAGGCCGTCGCCGCTGCCGACGCCGTCCCCGAGAACCGCGATCGAGCCGAACGCGCCGGCGCTTCGCGCACGTACGACGATTACACGACACTGCTGGCCTCGGAGGAGCTGGACGCGGCAGTCGTTTCCCTTCCGCCGTTTCTCCATGCCGACGCGGTCGAGCAGGCTGCCGATGCCGGTGTCGATGTCTTCGTCGAGAAGCCGCTGGCGCGCTCGACAGACGAGGCCGACGAGCTGCTCGCGACCGCTCGCGAGGCAGACATCGCCGTCGGCGTCGATCACACGCTGCGCTACCAGCCGGATATGGCCGGTGTCAAAACCGCCTACGACGAGGGTCGGGTCGGCCACGTTCCCTACGCCTCGATCACCCGACTCAACGACGGACCGCTCGGCCGACCGCCGGCAGAGCGCGCACCGCCGTCGTGGCCGCTCGACCGGGAGGCGGCCGGCGGCGGCTCTTTACTCGAGCTCGGCGTCCACTGCTTCGACGTCTTGGAATGGCTGTTCGGCGAACTCGAAGTGCGTGATGCGTCGATGGGACGAACGCTCGAGGTCGACGTCGAGGACGCCGCGACCGTGCTCATGGACGCCCCGGAGACGGGAACGACGGTCACGCTCCATTGTGGCTCCTACCAGTGGGAACAACTGCCCGAGGTCAACACTCGACTGCGTCTCGAGGGCATCACTGGTACGATCAGCAATCAGGACCACTTGCCCGAGAACTTCTATGCCAGCGCGGCCAAATCCGCCCTCTCGAACGTTGCGAGCCGATTCACGCGTGACGAACCTGCTGTCTTCGGGCCGACGTTCTACCTGCAGGCCCACTACGACGCGCTGGCGGACTTCTGTGATGCGATCCGCGAGGACGAGACGCCGCCGGTCGACGGGGCCGACGGTCGACGCACGCTCGCACTCGCCGAGCAGGCCTACGAGTTGGCCGCACAGAAGAGCGACGCTGACGCCGACACACTCGAGCCGCCGGAGGTGACCCTATGA